Below is a genomic region from Etheostoma spectabile isolate EspeVRDwgs_2016 unplaced genomic scaffold, UIUC_Espe_1.0 scaffold00009424, whole genome shotgun sequence.
catcctcgggcttggacccctaattaaattaaaataaccctatggggcaaaacatgtcaaaacatttgccccatagggttattgccgctgacagactcagattaatagtCTAAGTGTCTGATAATATTATGGAGAGGATCCTTCAGAGATAGAGctctaaaacctctttgagacctttctgttgaaCCAGAACCAGCTCAgagctaaacccaccagactccattccaaaaatcagtacttttagcgtgtatagagtagACATGTtgtcacatgtaaatcagtaaactatgtgtttatttcaaggaaaactagagttgtgatgttTGGAAAAGTGGAAATCCGACCCAGAATggctttttgtagttttattgtgtgtctgtcggctgttaatgaagtgtgttttacgttGCTTAaatcactgtttatttacatggagtctggtgggttcgGCGAACGCGATTtcacagatgtttttatgttttaaaaaaaggatcttactctttaacagaaaggtcgacctccttagaaatcctttccataatgttgtcagacactaagaatattaatctgagtctgacAGCAGCAAAACGGGAACTTTAAAGATAAATACAAGGTGGAtaattgtcctattaacttacattgcagcttgtttctccatctctcttaatactggaccgatgtcagagactgttgttcccatcagtcactcagACTCAagaacataggaaaatagggtccaggttgaaaaaacacTGGGATATGTAGCAGTAACAGAGCAGGTTGCAGTTTAGACGCATCTGCACACGTTCAGATTTCTTAGAAAGATAAACTGACGGGCgccatgttggaaaaaaagttggTAACGTCTGTTAAACCACGAGATCATCACGAGAtgtttttgtcctcatgttgtcctcatgttgtcttcatgttgtccccatgttgtccccatgttgtccccatgttgtccccatgttgtcttcatgttgccttcatgttgccctcatgttgtcctcatgttgtcctcatgttgtcttcatgttgccttcatgttgccctcatgttgtccccatgttgtccccatgttgtccccattttgccttcatgttgtcctcatgttgccctcatgttgtccccatgttgccctcatgttgtccccatgttgtcctcatgttgtccccatgttgtccccatgttgtcctcatgttgtccaatgttgttcccatgttgtcctcatgttgtccccatgttgtccccatgttgtcttcatgttgtcccatgttgtcttcatgttgtccccatgttgccttcatgttgccctcattgttgtcttcatgttgtcctcatgttgtcctcatgtagcctcatgttgtccccatgtgtcttcatgtgccttcatgttgccctcatgttgtcctcatgttgtcccatgttgccttcatgtggtctcatgttgtcttcatgttgtcctcatgttgccctcatgttgtccccatgttgccctcatgttgtcccatgttgtcctcatgttgtccccatgttgtcttcatgttgtcctcatgttgtcctcatgtgccctcaggttgtcctcatgttgtcccatgttgtcctcatgttgtcttcatgttgtcctcatgttgtcttcatgttgtccccatgttgtcctcatgttgtcctcatgttgccctcaggttgccctcatgttgtcctcatgttgtccccatgttgccttcatgttgtcctcatgttgtccccatgttgccttcatgttgtcctcatgttgtcctcatgttgtcttcatgttgccctcatgttgtccccaatgttgtccccatgttgtccccatgttgccttcatgttgtcctcatgttgtctcatgttgtccccatgttgccctcatgttgtcccatgttgtcctcatgttgtccccatgttgtccccatgttgtccccatgttgtccccatgttgtcctcatgtggtccccatgttgtccccatgttgtcttcatgttgtccccatgttgtcttcatgttgtcctcatgttgtcctcatgttgccctcatgttgtcccatgttgcctcatgttgtccccatgttgtcctcatgttgtcttcatgttgtcctcatgttgccctcatgtgtccccatgttgccctcatgttgtccccatgttgccctcatgttgtcccatgttgtcctcatgttgtccccatgttgtccccatgttgtcctcatgttgtccccatgttgttcccatgttgtcctcatgttgtccccatgttgtccccatgttgtcttcatgttgtccccatgttgtccccatgttgtcttcatgttgtccccatgttgccttcatgttgccctcatgttgtcttcatgttgtcctcatgttgtcctcatgtagccctcatgttgtccccatgttgtcttcatgttgccttcatgttgccctcatgttgtcctcatgttgtccccatgttgccttcatgttgtcctcatgttgtcttcatgttgtcctcatgttgccctcatgttgtccccatgttgccctcatgttgtccccatgttgtcctcatgttgtcccatgttgtcttcatgttgtcctcatgttgtcctcatgttgccctcaggttgtcctcatgttgtccccatgttgtcctcatgttgtcctcatgttgtcttcatgttgtcctcatgttgtcttcatgttgtccccatgttgtcctcatgttgtcctcatgttgccctcaggttgccctcatgttgtcctcatgttgtccccatgttgccttcatgttgtcctcatgttgtccccatgttgccttcatgttgtcctcatgttgtcctcatgttgtcttcatgttgccctcatgttgtccccatgttgtccccatgttgtccccatgttgccttcatgttgtcctcatgttgtcctcatgttgtccccatgttgccctcatgttgtccccatgttgtcctcatgttgtccccatgttgtcccatgttgtccccatgttgtccccatgttgtcctcatgttgtccccatgttgtcccatgttgtcttcatgttgtcctcatgttgtcctcatgtagccctcatgttgtccccatgttgtcttcatgttgccttcatgttgtcctcatgttgtcttcatgttgtcctcatgttgccctcatgttgtccccatgttgccctcatgttgtccccatgttgtcctcatgttgtccccatgttgtctcatgttgtcctcatgttgtcctcatgttgccctcaggttGCCCTcattgtcccatgttgtcctcatgttgtcctcatgttgtcctcatgtttcgtcttcatgttgtcctcatgttgtcctcatgttgtcctcctcatgttttcctcatgttgtcctcatgttgccctcaggttgtcctcatgttgtcccatgtttcctcatgttgtcctcatgttgtccccatgttgtcctcgtgttgtccccatgttgtcctcatgttgtcctcatgttgtcttcatgttgtcctcatgttgtcctcatgttgtctcatgttgtcttcatgttgtcctcattgtcctcatgtgtcttcatgttgccctcatgttgtcttcatgttgccctcatgttgtcctcatgttgtcctcatgttgtcttcatgttgtcttcatgttgtcctcatgttgtcctcatgttgcccacatgttgtcttcatgttgtcttcacgttgtcctcacgttgcccccatgttgtcctcatgttgtcctcatgttgtccccatgttgtcctcatgttgtcctcatgttgtcttcacgttgtcctcatgttgtcttcatgttgccctcatgttgtcctcatgttgtccccatgttgtcctcatgttgtcctcatgttgtcttcatgttgtccccatgttgtccccatgttgtcctatatcaatgtcctttttaatcccccaaaataacatgattgattccaacgctctttgccaagtacaaatctctactttcattaattttgggtcttattctattttatagcattgtaaaacaaatggaagtgttgttgaaatagtattagtattatatgtatttatatataaagtagtattaatataaatagtgttgagtaaaagttgacatattccagtctgtgattatcatcaacatccattcctttaattttagtctcagtaattcctaatttctgcttttgtaactcaaacattaggaataatttcctataaatgagctttattgaccataaatccccaaaataactgtaaaactaaagttaataagttggtcttacgtagtgttgaaaagttataaacatcgataaaaagcatcaaaagtgatgaaaaaagagacgaaaatattaaaaaagttaaagatgctgaagaaaaaaagtaagtaagtaaactttatttatatagcacctttcacagacaagaagggtcacaaagtgctttacagtaaaaaacaaaataaacagcagcACATAGTATACTAAGGcatattgctagttaaaagcttgtctaaaaagatgtgtcttgaggtgttttttaaaagattccacagaatccaaggcTCTCAAGGCTAAGGgaagagagttccagagccttggagccgCCACAGAAAAGGCTCGGTCGCccctggttttaaaacgtgttctggggacagttaaaaggtcttggTCTGAAGACCTTAGAGAACGACCAGAAGTGTAAGCGTGCAgtagatcctggatgtaagcagGGGCTTGtccatgcaaggctctataagtagtgattaaaattttaaaatgcactctaaacccattggtagccaatgaagagccttaagcaCCGGAGTAATATgtgatctcctgctggtcttagacagaagtcttgctgctgcattctgAACAACTTGCAATTTATCCATTGAAGATTTGTTTAAgcaagtgtacagtacattacaataatccaaacgggaagaaataaaagcatgaacaagCATCTCCAGCTCTTTTTGAGAGACCACAGAACGGATCTTAGAAATGTtcctgagatggaaaaaacagGAACGAACCACGGATTTCACATGACTGTTAAAACACAtagatttgtcaaaaatgacaccCAGATTTCGCACAACATTACAATCAAAGAGTGATAATGCCCCAATGGCCTGCCTAATCTTAGGGGTAATGCTGTCTGGAGCAAAGATCATCACCTCAGTTTTTTCTGAGTTTAATTGCAGGAAATTGTCCGCCATCCATTTGTTAATGGAGGCTAAACAAGTGTGCAACATTGTCAGTTTGTCTAGCCTATCAGGGCTGAAAGATAAATACAGTtggatgtcatcagcataacaatGGTAAGATATTTCGTCAAAACCACCAATAATCTTTCCAAGAGGAAGCAAGTACAGACTAAACAACAGGGGGCCAAGCACAGAACCTTGGGGCACACCACAAGACAGAGGAGCAGAGTCCGACTTGTAAGTTCCTATGGACACAGCAAAGGTCCTGTCTGAAAGATAGGAAGAAAACCAATCCAGGGCTGATCCAGTGATGCCTACAGCACTTTTCAGTCTATCAATCAGAGTGTAGTGGTCAACAGTATCAAATGCTGCACTGAGATCTAGTAGGACCAGGACAGAACATTTACCCCCATCAGCTGCCATCAAAATGTCATTGGAGACTTTAAGAAGGGTAGTCTCAGTAGAATGATTTTTACGAAAGCCAGACTGATACTTATCAAAAATATTATGAGCAACCAGAACATTATTTAGTTGGTTTGCAACCACCTTTTCTAaaagttttgaaataaaaggcaATTTCGAGATAGGCCTGTAGTTTTTGAACAAAGTTGCATCTAAGttgctcttttttaaaataggCTGCACAAGAGCATGCTTAAAACAGCCAGGGACCTGACCCAGCTGAAGagataaatttaaaattgaaaccaAACATGGGCCAAGAAGATGTAAGGTTTTCAAAAGCAAAGATGTGGGAACAATATCAACAGGGCTTTGGGAGGGTTTCATCGAGCCCACAAGCTTAATGATATCATTCAGGGAAATGGGGCAGAAGGAGTCCAGAATTGAGGGTCTCTGATGAGTAGCTATAGGTGAGGTTGCTGATGGTACAATGCTTGCCCGGACAGCTCTGACCTTGTccacaaaataagacaaaaaatggTTGCAGTCAACATTTGAGAACACAGGGACAAAACATTCAGGAGGGGAAACAATATTATTAATGGTTTCAAACAGAGCTTTAGGATTGTTTTTACAGGtagatatcagattagtaaaataGCAGGTTCTAGCATCCTTGATCGCTTCATTCAGTTCTACTAAGAGCCCTTTAAGATGCAGACGATGGACTTGGAGTTGAGTCGCTTTCCATAAACGCTCAGTTCTCCGACAGACACGCCTCAGGCTACGAATGGCGTCATTCAACCATGGGGATGAATTAAATGAGGGAATTTCTCTAATGTTAAAGGGTGCAATTTTGTCCAACAGCAGGGTGCAATGATCATTAAAAGCCTGAACACATGCGTCCACGTCAACAGAAATAGAAACAGAGTTTAAGTCAAAAGCGGCTGAAAATTTTTCAACAGTAAGCTGGTTAATCGAACGTGAACAGGACGCCCGTTTAACAGGCAAGGGATCCTCATTATGAGCAAGATCAAATAGGATGCATTTGTGATCACTAACAAATACATCTTCAATGCAGACATTATTAATGTTCATATCATGAGAAAAAACAAGGTCAAGCGTATGCCCCTTGCTGTGCGTAGGACCAGAGACATGCTGATTAAATTAAAAGATTCAGAGATATTTACAAATTCAGAAGCGTTTTGGCAAGTGACATcatccacatgaatattaaagtcACCAACAATAATCACTTTGTCCAGCTTAATAATGGatgataaaaagtcagaaaaatcaGTAAGAAAGGGGGCCACCGGCCCAGGTGGCCGgtaaattaaaatgcaataaaatgtatttaaacgaCCAACTTTAGTAATCTGTAGTTCGAAGGAAGGGTACGTGCCAACGCTCATTGATTGACagataaaatgctttttaaaaaccaCAGCAAGACCACCACCACGGCCCGTGAGTCTTGGTGTGCTGATAAAAGTACAATCCACAGGGCAGAGCTCATTCAGGTGAACGTACTCAAGTTCCCGTTGCCATGTCTCAGTGAGCAGCATGAAGTCCATGtttttggaagaaaataaatcacCGAGCAAAAGAGACTTGTTAGCAATTGAACGGGCATTTATGAGACCCATCCTGAGCGGTGCAGGAGCAGCTGATGAAGGGAAAAAGGCTCGCGACAGCGACCTCAGATGCGCACAACACACACCGCGACCAGCGGTAGGTTTtctccaaaaaagtgacaaacattgacaaaaaaaacgtcaaaagcgTTGGAAAAAGTTAagaacatcgataaaaagcaacattttttaaacgaatgctaaaaaaagcagaaaaaatgtcaaaaatgtagaaaaaaataacaaaaacatcagaaaaagttacaaaagtgttgaaaaaagagacaaaaagtaagaaaacgttttgttttttttaagtgtcaattttttaattttgacaggaGTAAATGAGTAAATGTTGTATATTGCACACATactgaaaaaatacataaaaaccaTGACAtgtactaataataataataataataataataatacgtcTCCGAGACAACCGTTCctttattaaacatttattattaaagaaaaacaatcatCAGACATTAATAACTGAGTAAGACGTTAAGTTCCTGCAAACAGAACAAAATCAGCAAATTCTTCATTTCAATGTTCACAAACAGAAGGTTTGACGTGTTGAAAAGCTTTTTAGGGCGAGCTGCTTCTTccgaggtcaaaggtcaaaggtcaaggtcacTTTAAAGACGGTGACCCCTGTGTCGTCTTCCCACCGACCTGCGACTTCAGTTTTTCTGGTGAggaatttaaaattcaaaactACATTCAGTGTTGTTTTcttgacgtttttgtcacttttctgatgtttttatccattttttctgcacttttctgtattttttctacattttgttTCTACATAAATCCGCgttattgattatttttgatAATTTGTGGTAGAAAGAAACGCTcgtttctgatatagaaacgtGTTGGAAATGGGTCAAATAGAGAATGAAACCGTCTTATGAAGGCTCTGGTCGTCTTTTtcgacccttttgtgtctttcgcccgatgattttgtcactttttcaacgtttatCGACTTTTTTTGAGCCTTCTGAActttttgtgggtttttaatgcacataaccccccccccccctattcaCCCTGAACTCCAAACCTATCTtggtggtctagacctgctctatctgtaaattatagagaggtctagacctgctctatctgtaaattatagagcggtctagacctgctctatctgtaaattatagagcggtctagacctgctctatctgtaaattatagagcggtctagacctgatctatctgtaaattatagagaggtctagacctgctctatctgtagattatagagaggtctagacctgctctatctgtaaattatagagcggtctagacctgctctatctgtaaattatagagcggtctagacctgctctatctgtaaattatagagtaggtctagacctgctctatctgtaaattatagagtaggtctagacctgctctatctgtaaattatagagtaggtctagacctgctctatctgtaaattatagagcggtctagacctgctctacctgtagattatagagcggtctagacctgctctacctgtagattatagagcggtctagacctgctctatctgtaaattaaatcatatataattacattatatAAATTCATTCTGACTGATTGATTTTGAGTCCAGACGTCGGCGTCCTGGCGCTACAGCACGCCGGTCTGCTCGGCGGCGGAGGTGGGGGGGAGCGACGTCTTCCTGTTGAACCTGACGGTGCCGGCGCGCCCGTCGCTGCTCCTCCTCTCGGCCAGCGTCGGCGCCTGCGTGGTGCTGGACCGCCGGCGCAGGCCCAGCTGGGCCCGGAAGGCCCTGCAGAAGATGAAGTAGACCAGCGGGTCCAGGCACACGTTGAGCACCGACACCGTGATGGTGAGCTCCTTCAGGTAGTAGAGGGCCTGGCGCCACGCGCACCGCTGCCGCAGGAAGGCGTAGGGCAGGCGCACCAGGTGGTACGGCACGAAGCACACGCAGAACACGCCGACCAGCACCCGCATGTTGCGCCGGGACCGGGCCAGCATGGTGCAGCCGGAGGACGCCGGCTGCCGCGTCTGCGCCTGCGACAGGCGGCGCGACGTGCTGCAGTAGAAGAAGACGAGCGAGACCAGGACGAGCAGGAAGACGGCGGCCGAGCCCACGTGCACCGCCTTGTAGAAGACGGCGAGCTGCGGGCTGTGGAGGACGTCGCAGTCCACGGCGCTGGAGACGGCGGGCGGGGACGGCTCCCGGGTGAGGAGGGACAGGAGGACGTACGCGCTCATCGTGGCCACCAGGACGAGCCAGGTCGCCGCGGAGACGATGTGGGCGGCGCGCGCCGTCTGCAGGACGTGAGTCCCCAACGGGTGGAGGATCTTCAGATACCTGCAGGGGCGAGAGGAGGGTCACAGAGACAAAGTCAGCTTCTTGGGTTCTGCAttttgaccctcatgttgtcctgggtTTTCACaagttttcagttgtttttttcaacaaatgaGCTGTGGAAacattgaaaatatatataaaaaagcacccaaaacattaaaaaactgacaaaaacgtGGGAAAAAGTGATAGTAATTTTTGGTTTTCAGTTATATTTTgggttgtgtttttgtcaacGAATGAGTCGtttgaaatgtcaacattaaaaatagcaaaatacttttgacaaaacattaaaaacaaagcaccaaacacattgaaaaactgacaaaactgtAGGAAAAAGTGATGACAAGGTGGAAAAGAAAGCAACAGTTGAGCTTCCCTGCACTCTAGCATCCAaagttataattaaaaaaagtcccAGTATGTTTTATAAAACAACGTATGGaaactattttttaaaatgaattcaaCTCGGCTGTAGCCGCCTAACTGAGCAGCTAACGCCGTGACACCTGTTCACCACATCCTGTCAGGGACATGCTCGCAAAAACACCAGGAAAGAGTTTGTGTTTCCGTTCATAGCCACAAAGTCaaaaatatagatataatatttttattacattagattagattaaactttgttcatcccacaatggggaaattcacttgttgcagcagcagatttctacaataaaaaaacatcaacaaaccaacaaacaacagGAAACGTGCAACACGTACTGGATGAATGTGAAGTGGCTTTATAATAAAAGATAATGTTAATTAAAGTGAAGTGCCCGTAGCAcaaaatattgcagtgtaagtgaatAAGTGAGGTGAAAGTAAATAGAAtattatgtaattaaataataaagcaGCAGTAAGTAACCATAGTATACATAATgtaatacacatatacatatatctatctatctatatatatatatatatatagatagatagatatatatatatagatatagttgctctcagactgtgcaccaggtcctctctttctttctctgcactacctacttcatattttgatattttatattcttatgtcttatatttattatatttagtgTCAACTCTGAAAAGGTTTAGCTTCAGTCTCATTGTACAGGTcctgtgtataatgacaataaaggctttctattctattctattctatgcacttggaatggaaaaatataaatagagataattaaaaaaatgcaaaatgcaagATGACGGGTGGATGATCTTCAGAGACCTGGAAGGACGAGAGTCAATAGATGTcagtttctttttcagtttgggTTTGAGCCATAAAGTCAAATATAGAAGCTGTTTTTATGTATATATGAAATCTACTTCAGGGGGAAGTTAGAAAGACAATGAGTTAGAAGGACAATAGCTCTGTAACCAAATGTCATGTTCTGGAGTAGTTTATCAGACTTGTGTAATCTGCACACTCTGCTGTATGTGGAGCCAGagtgtggaccagccagaccgtcctccacagcgctgcggaggaaggtctggctggtccacacagcatcctggatgggagaacaacgtgctctggtttatcggcatttctttaaaccaatcatgatcgttgtgggcggggctaagcgccggacggagccacgctgctaaatagtctcaggaaggaagtggttttggtggaacatgaaGTTCAGacgtagttttagtcgtcaacagagactctgattggacagatagtctagctagtggtctggatttaccctgcagagacctgaggaccaggtaaccatagtcctcagattggacagatagtctagctagtggtctggatttaccctgcagagacctgaggaccaggtaaccagagtcctcagaaatcagccgcaggttagagcgccaagacagagacagaggacggggacggaggttagacacagagacagaggacggggacggaggttagacacagagacagaggacggaggttagacacagagacagtggacggggacggaggttagacacagagacagaggacggggacggaggttagagcgccgacacagagacagaggacggggacggaggttaga
It encodes:
- the LOC116679121 gene encoding P2Y purinoceptor 14; this encodes MQMNYSTATSVLLPLAVQKEVRSPSETLTNRTSRTMAERGGAAVTPISNRSSVSTWTNASASSHCDQLVHSANAVFLVVYTLVFLVGLLLNGFTLKVYFCRAQLQVSSSVTVYLKNLAAADFFISLCLPLRITNYASSSVHVRRVYCTFGASAFYLNMYASILFMGYVAANRYLKILHPLGTHVLQTARAAHIVSAATWLVLVATMSAYVLLSLLTREPSPPAVSSAVDCDVLHSPQLAVFYKAVHVGSAAVFLLVLVSLVFFYCSTSRRLSQAQTRQPASSGCTMLARSRRNMRVLVGVFCVCFVPYHLVRLPYAFLRQRCAWRQALYYLKELTITVSVLNVCLDPLVYFIFCRAFRAQLGLRRRSSTTQAPTLAERRSSDGRAGTVRFNRKTSLPPTSAAEQTGVL